One genomic window of Channa argus isolate prfri chromosome 5, Channa argus male v1.0, whole genome shotgun sequence includes the following:
- the LOC137127617 gene encoding protein shisa-5-like, producing the protein MASGLPSVVLLVFFVVLSSHVFAWDDDCKAYTYNTYHHAQKCSYGRFCCGSCTNRYCCTSGVLRLTEDEQDNCESFEFTRYPSVPLIFGIVTCIIALLVFICCCVCPCCCLYKMCRKPRPVMAPTTHTTVVTSTTQHYPRQPTATPVHPLGYQYPPYQATPMQPGYGTQPMPHSSVAQPMPPVPYQGQPYVPGPLPTYQEATGPAYPPNPMPYSKAAFAPGQTPYPIQPVVHPNAPTPHTDYLAQPAYNPDYVGS; encoded by the exons ATGGCGTCAGGCCTGCCTAGTGTTGTGCTGTTGGTTTTTTTCGTGGTCTTGTCTTCTCATGTATTTG CCTGGGACGATGACTGTAAGGCCTACACATATAACACATACCACCATGCCCAGAAATGCTCCTATGGAAGGTTTTGCTGTGGTTCTTGCACTAACAGATACTGCTGTACTTCAGGTGTCTTGCGCCTCACTGAGGATGAACAAGACAACTG tgaGTCTTTTGAGTTCACTCGTTACCCATCAGTGCCCTTGATCTTTGGCATTGTCACCTGTATAATTGCATTGCTCGTcttcatctgctgctgtgtctgtccctgctgctgtcTGTACAAGATGTGTCGCAAGCCACGAC CTGTGATGGCTCCCACCACCCACACCACAGTGGTCACCAGCACTACTCAGCATTACCCCCGACAACCAACTGCAACACCTGTGCATCCTCTGGGCTATCAGTACCCGCCCTACCAGGCCACACCTATGCAGCCAGGTTATGGAACCCAGCCCATGCCCCATAGCTCTGTAGCTCAGCCCATGCCACCAGTGCCCTACCAAGGACAACCATATGTACCAGGTCCACTTCCAACGTATCAGGAAGCCA CCGGTCCTGCCTACCCCCCCAACCCGATGCCTTACAGCAAGGCTGCATTCGCTCCTGGCCAGACACCGTACCCTATTCAGCCTGTTGTTCATCCCAACGCTCCAACCCCACACACAGATTACCTAGCCCAGCCTGCATACAACCCGGATTATGTTGGATCGTAA
- the LOC137127618 gene encoding protein shisa-4-like isoform X2 has protein sequence MCCLQRSSMATAGSHGVTYSCTSYWDHDDFYHDTKQCGSQYCCGNCNKKYCCREKKYQLTQQKQEQCPARRKVSIAIILGAIFGSIFALIPCVALVICCVTPCCLIHRKFQERHNQREQNLITIVNVPQRPLPTSGVQVSFPEYQWVPVEPGFGEPPLPTAPPLSYLEATDPAHFPAPFSQGHPMYPLQPPGQPIASSPHLAEYSQLPCNPSYGTQAFTGSLEN, from the exons ATGTGCTGCTTGCAAAGATCGTCTATGGCTACAGCGGGCTCACACG GTGTTACTTATTCCTGTACTAGCTACTGGGACCACGATGATTTCTACCACGACACTAAGCAATGTGGCTCTCAGTACTGCTGTGGAAACTGCAACAAGAAATactgctgcagagaaaaaaagtaCCAACTAactcaacaaaaacaagaacaatgtcCTGCAAG GCGTAAAGTCAGCATTGCCATAATTCTTGGAGCCATTTTCGGGTCTATTTTTGCCCTTATTCCCTGTGTGGCTCTGGTCATCTGCTGCGTAACTCCTTGCTGTTTGATCCACAGGAAGTTTCAAGAAAGACATAACCAAAGGGAACAAA ATCTGATAACCATTGTGAACGTACCCCAGCGGCCACTTCCCACCTCTGGAGTTCAGGTCTCCTTCCCTGAATACCAGTGGGTACCTGTGGAGCCTGGATTTGGAGAGCCACCCCTGCCAACAGCACCACCACTTTCTTACCTGGAAGCTA ctgaTCCAGCTCACTTCCCAGCTCCATTCAGTCAGGGGCATCCGATGTACCCCCTCCAACCTCCAGGACAGCCTATTGCATCATCTCCACATCTGGCCGAATATTCACAGCTACCCTGTAACCCGTCTTATGGCACACAGGCCTTTACTGGTAgtttagaaaattaa
- the LOC137127618 gene encoding protein shisa-4-like isoform X1, whose translation MAVMVLSVLSTLVLCMVLLPAVWGVTYSCTSYWDHDDFYHDTKQCGSQYCCGNCNKKYCCREKKYQLTQQKQEQCPARRKVSIAIILGAIFGSIFALIPCVALVICCVTPCCLIHRKFQERHNQREQNLITIVNVPQRPLPTSGVQVSFPEYQWVPVEPGFGEPPLPTAPPLSYLEATDPAHFPAPFSQGHPMYPLQPPGQPIASSPHLAEYSQLPCNPSYGTQAFTGSLEN comes from the exons ATGGCAGTTATGGTTCTGAGTGTTCTGTCCACTCTTGTCTTGTGTATGGTTCTTCTCCCGGCTGTATGGG GTGTTACTTATTCCTGTACTAGCTACTGGGACCACGATGATTTCTACCACGACACTAAGCAATGTGGCTCTCAGTACTGCTGTGGAAACTGCAACAAGAAATactgctgcagagaaaaaaagtaCCAACTAactcaacaaaaacaagaacaatgtcCTGCAAG GCGTAAAGTCAGCATTGCCATAATTCTTGGAGCCATTTTCGGGTCTATTTTTGCCCTTATTCCCTGTGTGGCTCTGGTCATCTGCTGCGTAACTCCTTGCTGTTTGATCCACAGGAAGTTTCAAGAAAGACATAACCAAAGGGAACAAA ATCTGATAACCATTGTGAACGTACCCCAGCGGCCACTTCCCACCTCTGGAGTTCAGGTCTCCTTCCCTGAATACCAGTGGGTACCTGTGGAGCCTGGATTTGGAGAGCCACCCCTGCCAACAGCACCACCACTTTCTTACCTGGAAGCTA ctgaTCCAGCTCACTTCCCAGCTCCATTCAGTCAGGGGCATCCGATGTACCCCCTCCAACCTCCAGGACAGCCTATTGCATCATCTCCACATCTGGCCGAATATTCACAGCTACCCTGTAACCCGTCTTATGGCACACAGGCCTTTACTGGTAgtttagaaaattaa